ATAAGGGAGCTTATAGAGGATAATGATGCATGGTTTAGGGAGGCTCCGAGATTATGGAAATATTGGATGTTTTATCCAGTTTCAAATCTAAGAAAGATTGTGAGCTTAAATGAAGGCGGTACAAGGCTTTATAGGGTAAAAAACCTTGAGAAAAAACTTGGTTTTGGAAGACTTTACATAAAGAATGAAGGAGAGAATCCAACTGGTGCCTTTAAGGACAGGGGTTCAAGTGTTGAAATAACAAAGGCTTTGGAATTTCACGCAAGAAAAGTTGTGGTTGCTTCCACAGGCAACATGGCTGCTAGTATCTCTGCTTATGGTTCTAAAGCAGGAGTTGAGGTGACAATAGTAGTTCCAGAAGGAACTCCAGTAGGTAAATTAGTTCAAGCTGTGGTTTATGGGGCAAAAATAAAGATACATGGAACTACCTATGACGAGGCCCTTGCAGAGAGTGAAAGGATGGCAAAGGAAGAAGAGTATTACTTAACGGGCAATTATCATTATAGGGTCGAGGGTCAAAAGAGTACGGCATTTGAAATCTTTGATCAACTTCGCTTTGATCCTCCTGATTGGATCGTTGTTCCTATTGGGGCGGGAACTCATTTAAGGGCTATCTGGAAGGCTGCAAAGGAGTTCTACAAAGTGGGTCTTATTGAAAGGTTGCCAAAGATTGCGGGAGTCCAAGTGGAAGGTTATGATGCCATAGTAAAGGCCTGGAAAGAGAAAATGCCTATTAAGCCAAGAAAGGAGAAGAAGCCTACAGTAGCATCAGCAATAGCCGTTAAAGCACCTGTAGATGGAGAAAATGTTCTAAGGGCTATAGAGGAGAGTAAAGGACACCTAGGTATCGTAACAAATGAAGAAGCTATGAATGCTGGTTTATTGCTTGGAAAGGAAGGTCTTTTTGTTGAACCATCCTCTTCAACTGCCCTTGCCCTTGCAAGGCAGATGAGGGAAGAAGGAATAATCGATAAAGACGAAAGAGTAGTTGTGGTAGCTACGGGACATGGTCTTAAGGATACTAAGACATGGGAAAGTTTTATTAAATTTTAACCCTTTTTCTTTTTGATGCCCTATGCTCTATGAAGAAAGACGATTTAGCAAGCTCATGCTCTTTTTAGCTGTTCCTGGATTCGTCGGTCTTTTTGGTGGACTCTGGGGTACTTATACTGCGGGAGAGGGCTTTGAGATAATGGTCGTGATTTC
This genomic stretch from Thermococcus sp. EP1 harbors:
- the thrC gene encoding threonine synthase, encoding MFETMLKCTKCGREYSLASGVYKCRECGAPLDVQYDYEGIRELIEDNDAWFREAPRLWKYWMFYPVSNLRKIVSLNEGGTRLYRVKNLEKKLGFGRLYIKNEGENPTGAFKDRGSSVEITKALEFHARKVVVASTGNMAASISAYGSKAGVEVTIVVPEGTPVGKLVQAVVYGAKIKIHGTTYDEALAESERMAKEEEYYLTGNYHYRVEGQKSTAFEIFDQLRFDPPDWIVVPIGAGTHLRAIWKAAKEFYKVGLIERLPKIAGVQVEGYDAIVKAWKEKMPIKPRKEKKPTVASAIAVKAPVDGENVLRAIEESKGHLGIVTNEEAMNAGLLLGKEGLFVEPSSSTALALARQMREEGIIDKDERVVVVATGHGLKDTKTWESFIKF